In Liquorilactobacillus nagelii DSM 13675, the following proteins share a genomic window:
- a CDS encoding lactate oxidase, translating into MTTINGYEQSDREEKLDILNLPSLEAEAKKIIPKGGFGYISGGSEDEWTLHENTTAFNHVQIIPRALTDMEQPTTATSVFGINLKTPIMMAPAAAQGLAHSRGEEATAEGLAQAGGLMAQSTYSSTSIADTAAAGKGAPQFFQLYMSKDWDFNRSLLDEAVKAGAKGIILTVDATVDGYRESDIINNFQFPIPMANLAKFSEGDGKGKGIMEIYAAAAQKIAPADVRKIAEYTHLPVIVKGIESAEDALLAIGAGAQGIYVSNHGGRQLNGGPAAFDVLHEVAQAVDHRVPVIFDSGVRRGSHVFKALASGADLVALARPVIYGLALGGAQGVASVINHLNDELKIDMQLAGTKTIEDVKQAKLIRH; encoded by the coding sequence ATGACAACTATTAATGGATACGAACAAAGCGATCGCGAAGAAAAACTGGATATTTTAAATTTACCTTCCTTGGAAGCTGAAGCCAAAAAGATTATTCCCAAGGGTGGATTTGGGTACATTAGTGGTGGCTCAGAAGATGAATGGACTTTACATGAAAATACAACAGCTTTTAACCATGTTCAAATTATTCCTCGAGCTTTGACAGATATGGAGCAGCCAACAACAGCAACTTCGGTCTTTGGCATCAATCTTAAAACACCAATTATGATGGCTCCGGCAGCAGCTCAAGGTTTAGCTCATTCTCGAGGTGAAGAAGCCACGGCTGAGGGATTAGCGCAAGCCGGTGGTCTAATGGCTCAAAGCACCTATTCTTCAACTTCGATTGCTGATACAGCAGCAGCTGGTAAAGGTGCACCACAATTTTTCCAGTTATATATGAGTAAGGACTGGGACTTTAATCGGAGTTTACTTGATGAGGCAGTTAAAGCCGGTGCTAAGGGCATTATTTTGACAGTCGATGCTACTGTTGATGGTTATCGTGAATCAGATATTATTAATAATTTCCAATTTCCAATTCCAATGGCAAATCTTGCAAAGTTTTCTGAAGGTGATGGTAAGGGAAAAGGAATCATGGAAATTTATGCAGCAGCTGCCCAAAAAATTGCTCCAGCTGATGTTCGTAAAATTGCTGAATATACTCATTTACCAGTAATTGTTAAAGGAATAGAAAGTGCTGAAGATGCTTTATTGGCAATTGGTGCCGGTGCTCAAGGAATTTATGTATCCAACCATGGTGGACGACAGTTAAATGGTGGACCAGCAGCATTTGATGTTTTACATGAAGTGGCCCAAGCAGTTGATCATCGAGTACCAGTAATTTTTGATAGTGGGGTCCGCCGTGGATCACATGTCTTTAAAGCATTGGCTAGTGGAGCTGATTTAGTAGCTTTAGCTCGGCCAGTAATCTATGGGTTGGCTTTAGGTGGTGCCCAAGGTGTCGCTTCGGTTATTAATCATTTGAATGATGAGTTGAAAATAGATATGCAATTAGCTGGAACTAAAACGATTGAAGATGTGAAGCAAGCAAAACTGATTCGTCACTAA
- a CDS encoding uracil-DNA glycosylase family protein, translating into MADPENQKYTERAIRPLFTVDPQAKILIVGQAPGLKAEQTQKMWNDASGKKLRHWMGITPAEFYCPAKIAILPLDFYYPGRGKSGDLPPRKEFAAKWHPQLWKYLPQVKLTLLVGSYAQHFYLRQPNSTRLTTTVREYRKYLPRYFPLVHPSPLNYGWLKKNPWFENEVVSELQYRVKSVLN; encoded by the coding sequence ATGGCTGATCCAGAGAATCAAAAATATACTGAACGCGCAATTCGACCATTATTTACAGTTGATCCGCAAGCAAAAATTTTGATTGTTGGTCAAGCTCCAGGACTTAAAGCTGAGCAAACTCAAAAAATGTGGAACGACGCCAGCGGTAAAAAGTTGCGGCACTGGATGGGGATTACACCAGCAGAGTTTTATTGTCCAGCTAAAATTGCAATTTTGCCGCTTGATTTTTATTATCCTGGTCGAGGCAAAAGTGGTGATCTTCCTCCACGAAAAGAATTTGCTGCCAAATGGCATCCGCAATTGTGGAAGTATCTACCACAGGTCAAGTTGACTTTGCTGGTTGGAAGTTATGCACAGCATTTTTACTTGCGGCAGCCTAACTCAACCCGATTAACAACTACTGTTAGAGAATATCGAAAATATCTACCACGGTATTTTCCATTAGTGCATCCGTCGCCACTGAATTATGGGTGGTTAAAAAAGAATCCGTGGTTTGAAAATGAGGTTGTTTCAGAATTACAATATCGAGTTAAGTCTGTTTTGAATTAA
- a CDS encoding DUF488 domain-containing protein: protein MQIKLVRIYQKTSNFTGYRILVDRLWPRGISKESAHLDQWFKEIGPSKSLRQWFNHDPAKFYEFRDKYLLELKQNPQAKTFIQLVSQQLMQQDVIFLFGAKDLQHNQAVVLKQFVEQRLS from the coding sequence ATGCAAATCAAATTAGTTAGGATCTATCAAAAGACGTCAAATTTTACTGGTTATCGAATCTTAGTCGACCGTTTATGGCCGCGTGGTATTTCAAAGGAAAGTGCCCATCTAGATCAATGGTTTAAAGAAATTGGTCCAAGTAAAAGTTTACGCCAGTGGTTTAATCATGATCCGGCAAAATTTTATGAATTTCGTGATAAATATTTGCTTGAATTAAAACAAAATCCCCAAGCCAAAACTTTTATTCAGCTTGTTTCACAACAACTGATGCAGCAGGATGTAATTTTTTTATTTGGTGCCAAAGATTTACAGCATAATCAAGCAGTTGTTTTAAAGCAATTTGTTGAACAGCGGTTATCTTGA
- the ribD gene encoding bifunctional diaminohydroxyphosphoribosylaminopyrimidine deaminase/5-amino-6-(5-phosphoribosylamino)uracil reductase RibD yields MQLASELAKKGQGKTWTNPLVGAVIVKNQEILACGFHHQFGEPHAEINALNQLTKLAAARGATMYVTLEPCSHYGKTPPCAKKIVEVGFSRVIIGQLDPNPLVAGKGCQILRQAGIKVEILNQTQQLNPAYNFFYRHQRPWVTLKYAMSFDGKINAQSGVRSILTGPATFADTQQLRAQQQAILIGENTLKVDDPQLTVRLANLLYPPVRVVLVNDADQLDLSLRLFKSTAPILLLSRKKSKREWPPQVTVLTDDEWSSQKVIQLLYQRGIQSLLIEGGAQIQADYLGAGIVDRLVIYLTPHIFGGIGLPAAFGKATPNFINYRVINQQQIGEDFRFELIRTKEESNV; encoded by the coding sequence ATGCAATTGGCAAGTGAGCTTGCTAAAAAAGGTCAGGGAAAAACTTGGACTAATCCGTTAGTTGGTGCGGTGATTGTTAAAAATCAAGAAATTTTGGCTTGCGGCTTTCACCATCAATTCGGGGAACCGCATGCTGAAATCAACGCACTAAATCAGCTAACGAAGCTTGCGGCCGCTCGTGGAGCAACCATGTATGTCACATTGGAACCTTGCAGTCATTATGGGAAAACACCACCTTGTGCTAAAAAAATAGTTGAGGTTGGCTTTTCTAGGGTAATAATTGGACAACTTGATCCTAATCCTCTGGTTGCTGGAAAAGGTTGCCAAATTTTGCGACAAGCTGGGATTAAAGTTGAAATTTTAAATCAAACTCAGCAATTGAATCCAGCTTATAACTTTTTTTATCGGCATCAGCGTCCTTGGGTTACTCTTAAATATGCAATGAGTTTTGATGGAAAAATCAATGCTCAAAGCGGGGTTAGGAGTATCTTAACTGGTCCAGCAACTTTTGCAGATACGCAGCAATTGCGAGCGCAGCAACAGGCAATATTAATTGGTGAGAACACTTTAAAAGTCGATGATCCACAACTGACAGTTCGCTTAGCTAACCTTTTATATCCGCCAGTCAGAGTTGTTTTAGTTAATGATGCGGATCAACTTGATTTGAGTTTACGATTGTTTAAGTCAACTGCTCCGATTTTGTTATTGAGTCGTAAGAAATCCAAGCGAGAATGGCCGCCACAGGTGACGGTCTTAACCGACGATGAGTGGTCATCACAAAAAGTAATCCAGTTATTATATCAGCGTGGAATCCAGTCATTACTAATTGAAGGTGGTGCACAGATTCAAGCAGATTATTTAGGAGCTGGAATTGTTGATCGGTTGGTTATTTATCTGACTCCTCACATTTTTGGTGGAATAGGTTTACCAGCAGCATTCGGCAAAGCGACTCCTAATTTCATTAACTACAGAGTAATAAATCAGCAACAAATCGGTGAAGATTTTCGCTTTGAACTTATCAGAACTAAGGAGGAGTCAAATGTTTAG
- a CDS encoding riboflavin synthase, whose translation MFSGIIVTQGRLKGLIKTASKISLTITVSDTSKLAKKTGDSIAVNGICLTVTQLDATEFRVDLMPETLRRTNLQKIRQGALVNLEPALLPTTRIAGHFVLGHVDTTAMVVKRENEQTALILTFQVSKKYLPFIAEKGSIAINGVSLTVMAVDQSGFSVSLIPLTQQITNLGSLQVGEQVNVEVDVLSRYLLRQEEVSNES comes from the coding sequence ATGTTTAGCGGAATTATTGTGACACAAGGTCGCTTGAAAGGTTTGATAAAAACTGCTTCAAAGATTAGTTTGACAATTACTGTTTCCGATACTTCCAAACTAGCTAAGAAAACTGGCGACAGCATTGCAGTTAACGGAATTTGTTTAACTGTTACTCAACTTGATGCAACCGAGTTTAGGGTTGATTTAATGCCAGAAACTTTGCGGCGAACCAATTTGCAAAAAATTAGACAAGGAGCATTAGTTAATCTTGAACCGGCTTTATTGCCGACAACTCGGATTGCTGGTCATTTTGTTTTAGGACATGTTGATACAACGGCAATGGTGGTTAAACGAGAAAATGAACAAACAGCACTGATTTTGACTTTTCAAGTATCTAAAAAGTATTTGCCGTTTATCGCTGAAAAAGGATCAATCGCGATTAATGGAGTTAGTTTAACGGTAATGGCAGTTGATCAAAGTGGGTTCAGTGTTAGTTTGATCCCGTTAACTCAACAGATTACGAACTTAGGAAGTTTGCAAGTAGGTGAGCAGGTAAATGTTGAGGTAGATGTTTTAAGTCGGTATCTTTTGCGACAAGAGGAGGTAAGTAATGAAAGCTAA
- a CDS encoding bifunctional 3,4-dihydroxy-2-butanone-4-phosphate synthase/GTP cyclohydrolase II yields MKAKQIIERVEQAVNVLKQGGLVVVTDDEQREAEGDLIGLAEFVTPTTVNKMVTKARGLLCVPLAPQVAQRLGLRPMSANSTDAFHTAFTVSVDAKKTVTGISAFDRATTIKKLADPAAQLTDFYQPGHIFPLIAKEHGVLERGGHTEAAVDLAKLAGAQPVAYIMEILKKDGTMARRKDLKAFAEGMQLPLISIEDLQTYRYLKNIDVANSAVHIKLPTRYGDFLVEAFTTFDGKEPTLLISKGKIKLDQPLLLRLHSECLTGDLLGSKRCDCGDQLELSLKKIAAAKNGAVLYLRQEGRSIGLLNKLKAYQLQQQANLDTVAANLALGFEADQRDYGIAAAILHQKGVTQVDLLTNNPDKVNQLEDLGIEVCRRIGLEGKVYPENLDYLKTKKSQMGHLLKEVN; encoded by the coding sequence ATGAAAGCTAAACAAATTATTGAGCGTGTAGAGCAAGCGGTGAATGTTTTAAAACAGGGTGGATTAGTAGTTGTTACTGATGATGAACAGCGTGAAGCCGAAGGAGACTTAATTGGTTTAGCAGAATTTGTCACCCCTACAACCGTTAACAAAATGGTGACGAAAGCACGTGGATTGTTATGTGTTCCATTAGCCCCACAGGTTGCTCAGCGTTTAGGATTACGGCCAATGAGTGCCAACTCTACCGATGCTTTTCATACGGCTTTTACTGTGAGTGTTGATGCTAAAAAGACGGTTACTGGGATTTCAGCTTTTGATCGAGCAACCACAATAAAAAAATTAGCCGATCCAGCAGCTCAACTAACCGATTTTTACCAGCCAGGCCACATTTTCCCATTGATAGCCAAAGAACATGGTGTTTTGGAACGCGGCGGACATACTGAAGCTGCCGTTGATTTAGCAAAATTAGCAGGTGCGCAACCAGTCGCTTATATTATGGAAATTTTAAAAAAAGATGGAACAATGGCTCGTCGCAAAGATTTAAAAGCTTTTGCTGAAGGAATGCAATTACCGTTGATATCAATTGAGGATTTACAAACGTATCGTTATTTGAAAAATATCGATGTTGCAAATTCAGCGGTTCATATTAAGCTCCCCACCCGCTATGGAGATTTTTTAGTTGAAGCATTTACGACATTTGATGGTAAGGAACCGACGTTGTTGATATCTAAAGGAAAGATCAAGCTGGACCAACCATTGCTGCTCCGTTTGCATTCGGAATGTCTAACGGGTGATTTGTTAGGGTCTAAACGTTGTGATTGTGGTGATCAGTTGGAACTATCATTGAAAAAAATTGCGGCTGCCAAAAATGGAGCAGTTTTATATTTGCGACAAGAAGGACGCAGTATTGGTCTTTTGAATAAATTAAAAGCCTATCAATTACAACAACAAGCTAACTTAGATACGGTAGCTGCTAACTTGGCTTTAGGATTTGAAGCCGATCAGCGTGATTATGGAATAGCAGCGGCAATTTTGCACCAAAAAGGAGTTACTCAGGTTGACTTATTGACTAATAATCCCGATAAAGTTAATCAACTTGAAGATTTGGGGATCGAAGTATGTCGACGAATTGGTTTGGAAGGTAAGGTTTATCCTGAGAACTTGGACTATCTAAAAACCAAAAAATCACAGATGGGACATCTACTTAAGGAGGTCAACTAA